A stretch of DNA from Ricinus communis isolate WT05 ecotype wild-type chromosome 4, ASM1957865v1, whole genome shotgun sequence:
CATTTTTTGAAGCTTTCTGAGGATATGGATGAGCAGCCTTTCTCTTAGGCCTAGGGGGAGGCAGATGTTCATTGGCTCCGCTCTTCTGAACCTTTAGAAAATACTTCTGTGCGTGACTACGTATCTGCAAAGTGATAATTTCAATGTTTCCCATTGGTAAACTAATTAAGACAAACCATATACAGTTCCTCAAATGGCATCAAGTGACTGGAGTAAACATTCAACTATAATTAGCATAAAATGtacaaagaaatggagaatAAACTATAATTAGCATAAAATGtacaaagaaatgaagaatCATGCAATAAAAGCTACCCACACGTAAAaagcaaattaaatttttgagaATGAATAAAATTCAACAAGAAGAACTGTCTTTGACCCAAAACTATATTTCGCATACCTGAATAACTGTTTTTGACCCAACAAACGCTTCAATCTTTTTCCAATCACGATCAAAGCTGAAAGGTTCAAAGTGAACACAATAAGGGTacatttgaagaaaaaggataacAAAGAACTTCAACaaccataaaatcaatcatcaaatatcaaaagatcattgctctaaaaattaaacataatacTAACAAATGCAAAATATTGGCGGAACGAGATGCTTCTTCTGGAAAATGGTGGAACATAAATGCCGTTATACTAAATCAGTAAATTGTAGCAGTGCGCAAGGTGGTAAGAAAGCCGGCAACTCTACCTTACTTGAAGCTAATGTCCAATTTTATGTTTCGttttttacaattttcttACTGATATATGCtaacataaaattttcattatgataaatttattaatgatttcTGTCagcaattttcttattttaaggCAAAATTTAGAAATGAAATTGCCAGATAATAAGGAACCGCCAGAAACAAAGTTATTATTGTAGCAGCTTTTTATAGGTATGGTAGTTGAGCAGTTATCAAGACACAAAACCTCATATATAAAACTTACTACAACAACTTCAAGCATAATGAAATCCAAAACACAAATTACAAAACtgcaaaaagaattcaaaactTTCTATAGAATATCAGGTACATTTCAAACAACAACGAGCAAAACAAAACACTGCAACCTAAATTGATACATAGAGTAAAGCAAACcctaaaattaaacaaattataataaattgaataaaaatgaaggaaATTTATATTACAGCTGGAGAGCTTCTAGGAACTTGTCGTGTTCAGGTTCAGTCCAGCTCTCCCTTGACTTGGTTATGGTGTACGGTTTCCGGATCTTCTTAGATGGATCTTCCGATGAAGATGTGGTTGATGTAGTGGTTGTTGGAGCTGTGGTTGCGAAAGGTCCTAGTCCCGGTAACGCCATTCCGTTCGGATCCAAGTAAAATCCCTCTGGCGGGTTCGGGTTTTTCGAGACCATGagaattttattgaaattttggGTTTGGGGGTTTTAGCTTCGAACTAACGGAGAATTGCGGCTTTTGCTTGAGACACGATGGTTCTTATATGAAGCATCAGGATAGAATCAGATGCTTCGAGgctttttatgaatatgtacGAATGGCGTATAATAACATGGCACGTTAACAAACTCGCAATTTTTAATTCTCACTATTTTAAAACTACTTATtccccttaaaaaaaaaaatacttatcaatgtattttcttcttttcttttgaaaattttgctttGAATAAAAGGGTGAATTATATCCATAGAGCATATCCTAATTCAAGAGTCATAAAAAGcatcttaattaatataaaaatctaaaaattaaaatttaatttattttattatttttcactaaatataaatagtcctaaattttaaaatattgtcTTAAAAATAGGATTAAAAGActagttaataaaaatataaaattttaattttaattttatatttaagaaaaagagagcTTATTAAACTCTTACTTTATAAGCTTATACTTATCAGAagaaatcatataataaattacaaataagtgtctttgtttttttagagatttataataataaaatttaaattaaaaagattttatgaGTAAATTTGTAATAAACTTGTaagattataaataagaaataataacttattattttgtcaattagattattttattactttttttatattaatacgaagagtttatttttttagaatgtTAATCAGACGTATCGCATTTTTTGTGTTAGTATTAGtatataatgaaagaaaagacacGTTAAATTTTGACAAGGAACAGTTCCGATGGTGTAATGATAGATTTACGTAAGCATCATTAGGTTACTGTGGTCAACAGCGCAGGGATTTGAGTCCGCGTAAATGAAACGTGGAGCGGCTGAGAGTTGGttaataaaacagaaaaagatgGAGGAGATGGACGGCCTCAGAAGGGGAGGACGCGTGTCGAGGGATTATTAGGAGGTAGGAATCGGGGATCTACGGACAGATTTATTTCTAGGTGCTACAGAGAGTGGCCAACAATTAAGCCACACAGCACCAGAGGCACACGGATAAGAAAGGAAGAGATATTTAAAGTGGGTCCTATTGAAGACACACCATGCAAAGTGCCTCCATGTTGTTGCTTTTTTCTTGggatatttttctctctttcttttctttcttcctcttaTGGTAACGTTTtagtttttgttctttttctcttgTCATTTTTCATGCGTCCGCAATAACGCATTGGTGgtaatgttttttctttttttccataaAGAAAGGCCTAATTTTGGTTCAAGATTACTTGCAAACCTAAATCCCCATCtgaattacaaatttattttatggtgAGTAAGTGGATCTAATTAAGGATCGGTTTTGTTGTTTATTAGGCCAATGGAGCTTGCTATTTGGGGAAACATAGTTTTGGAGATTGGAACATTTTGTCATACTAAATTGCATTATTCCTTTTAATAATGATCGTAAATTCCCCAGCGAAAGAacttaaaaatcttatttacagtactaatttaaaaaattgtttaGGCTATACTGTTGTTGTTAAAAAATCTATTCTGAAATGTGGATTATTAGGCTGCAAGTCATTATTGGACTTGTTAAGTTTCAGAGACCGGCCCTATAGTAGGCCTTATCCAcccataattttaaaaatttattttcttaaggcCTTTTATTATAGCAAAAGGGCCCAAAAAATACCGTAAAGCAggttcttttcctctttttaaaaaagagaaaattgaaattatctTTTCAAGGATCAATCCTTTTCGTGAAAATTAATGAGGAAGATCTAACCCCCCACAGATCCCTGCCAAACActagttttttttaatctacTAATCTTCGACGCTCTTGAAGAAAGAACCTGATCACACAAACTACTAGCTATAACATAGCTCGAATTAACTTGCTACTTTCCACTTCTCGCAAAGCTCTAAATCAATTTATCTCTTAACCTCAGATAGCTTAAAGGCATTTGCAAAATAACACTGGCCTCCTATTTTTATAGAAGGTCTTTCTCACTAAAGCCTCCTTCCTGATTTAGAATCACGATGGATAACTGATAATGACTGTAAGTGGAAGTTGAACTGCGAGCGATGGGTCAGTCCAACACGACCCCAAGGAGCCCTCTTTCACCTGCCACCAAAGTCCATGATCTCAGACCACTTTCCTTGCTAGAATATTCTGTCAAGCCGATGACCCATTTCTGCGAGGAACCTGCCCAACAAAAAAATGTGATACTATTTCTATCTAAAGGGGAAGACCGTTGAAGGGTATTTagttacataaaaatattcattaaattatgGAGGGGAAgtagttaattaaattttaattttaattataaaaataggaacagaaaaataattaattaaaattttagtttcttttatgaaCTTTTACACCTAAATTGTAATATgatcaattttaaattctacatGAAAAGTCATTCCAATTCCATTCTCCCACCTCTTCTTTTCTGGATGTATGATATATgcaataagaaaattataccataaatatatcacaaaaattaaactaaacccaaaatatagttttttaaCATCCcgtttgttttctttgtgtttggCCTGGCTAATTTCCtggaaagtaaaaaaaaaaaaaatgacttAGACGGATTGGATTTTGGtgaaaatatattatgaaAATGCCCTCTCAATAAAGTGCAACAATTGAAGAGCGCCTTACTTGGGAAAACTTGGAAGAAAAACGCTGAGATTTTGGTTGAGAATAGTCCTTGTCGACAGCTTGACTTTGGTTGACTTAGATAAATCCGCGTCTCTCAATTATTTTCATCGTCTCTTTTGATTTATCTACTTTTTTGTACTTTCCTTCTCATTTCCGATTCTGcgctttttagaaaaaatttccTCACACATATTTTGGCCCtgatttcaaatttttcctgTTAATTTTCATTTGGGTATCTTTTGAGCTTTGTGTAGAATATGAAGgtgagaataaataaaatatgttaattatcTTGTACTCTATAATTGTGTTAACGACCTATGATGACATTTGTTTGTTGTTTTGTGACAGAAAGTAGTGTTGAAGTTGGAATTACATGATGGTGATGATAGGCAAAAGATCACGAGGACAGTTTCTGGTCTTCCAGgtatatattaactaattccaaagaaaaattaattgacGAGGAGAAATTGCACTGACATGTatccaaattaattaaactaactaataactttggttaatgaaattaaatgcTAATTTTGCAGGGGTTGAATCAATCTCCGTGGACACAAAAGACAATAAATTGACAGTAACAGGAGATGTTGATCCAGTGCCGATGGtaacaaaattaagaaagaggTGTTACACAGAGAAAAGAAgcagaaaagaagaaggaagaaccAAAGAAAGTGGATCCTAATAAGAAGCAAGAAGAGAAGAATAATAAAGATGCAAAGAAATCCAACTCCTAGTCATCaccatcattttctttcttgagttATATTATTACCATCACTATCCTTATTATTATGTTCAGAGTCACGTGAAAAATCCTAATACACGtgttatttgttaatttcttatgAGAAGGGGAATAGTGAAACCTTTCTCACTTATTCAATCACCACTGGACAAAGTGTGAATGcggtaaatttataaatatttctagtaaaatagattttcatatctctttattttattgaattttattttcaatataatttaccgaatatgaaaattatataaaggGGATTAGATTAAGTGGTCATGGGAAGTACAATGaattagttatataaatttaattaaattcgaaaaagaaaacacttgAAAGgacaaaaattagaattgcAAACAACAAGGACTAAAAGATATATCtggtaaaagaaattaaaaattaacttggAGCCGGAGCTACTCCAACTACAACTTGGATTTACCcctgattatatatatatttcttttagtacATAAGTATTTTTGGGTTATCATCTTTTTacattgttttttttataggAATCAAATCCATTCATAATctagaaaatatatacatcACGGAGGAATTATAAAATAGCAACTTCAAAAAATAAGTCTTCGAATCTAGAGATTAACTGAAAAACTACGTCTaaattagtttgaattttcatgttgaaaaagaaaacttgaatTCATGATATCCAAAAGTTATAATTTGCATGTTGGATGAATGCCTTGCACTTCCTTTACCGTGGTCCTGTTATTGAAAGATCTCCATTGagaagttaaaaagaaatctatctttttcttatgttcAACCAACACCTTAAAGAGCTACATAAACTTTTGAGTCAAATTTTTAGCAGAAATCTGGTGCATGTTGAAAAGATCTCCTCTTCACAAACAACTCTTCAGaccatccaaagatggttGAATCTACAATTTTTAAAGCCAACCAAGAATACCAGAGAAAGAAATCTTCAATCTAGTTCaacaacacaaaaaaaaaaaaaaaaactaactaaattacttgaaaagatgaaaaaaggacaactaaaaagaataaagagatGAAGGAGAATGATTAGCGGAGATAGCCA
This window harbors:
- the LOC8277092 gene encoding LOW QUALITY PROTEIN: heavy metal-associated isoprenylated plant protein 39 (The sequence of the model RefSeq protein was modified relative to this genomic sequence to represent the inferred CDS: inserted 2 bases in 1 codon) produces the protein MKKVVLKLELHDGDDRQKITRTVSGLPGVESISVDTKDNKLTVTGDVDPVPMVTKLRKRCYTEXKEAEKKKEEPKKVDPNKKQEEKNNKDAKKSNS